GTAGATACTGAAAACAGATCCAACATGACAAAAGAATTGAAGAAACCAAATGACATTGGTGTCTCGAATACTCACCTGTTTACCAATCTCGAGGTTGCTTGCTGAAGGAGTTATAGTAACAAACCTAGGCTTTTCAATTTTGTCAACAACATTATCTTCTTCGGATAGAGTCTCCTCCTCCCGCTTCACCTTTAAGTGGCTGCTGAGCTGAAACACAGGCGTTTCCGTGTTTTGGAGCAGTTTAAACTGTAAAGAATCACCAACCTCTAATCTACTTGCAGTGCAAAAGATTCTCCAACTTCGACATATGAAAACCTGACCAGACCTCTTACACTTGACTTCTGATTCCCATGACTCTCCTTCTTGATTCATCAACACTACCTTATGCCCCCCTTTGTTAAAACCATTTCGTCTTGCGAAATCTAAAGGCACACCCTGCATCAATCGTCAAATTGTCTTGTGGGTTATTATAGACACTCACACATACTTTAAACAAACTAACAATCAAGAAACCACTAGAGTAACTAACCACTGCTCCATTTGATAGACTTCCAGCCGTCACAGTTTGGTTAAAACATGTTAGACTGGGCGAAGATTCTTTCTCTCTTCTTGAAGATTCTCCTGAACCAGAACACTAATGGTCACAAAGACAGATGATAGTAGTTGTCTTTATAAACGTAAAATAAACACTGAATGATGATTTCATTATACCAATTACGTCACTCTCTTCTTTGACGTCGTGGCTACCAGACAGTACGTATTGTAGCTCACAGCAACTGGTTCCAAAAGCAGTAACGTGGAACAACATGTCTCCTTCCTGTCTGAAGATAACGACGTCACCGACTTGAAGATCATGTGCCTTGGCGAACTCTTTCCAACCTTCAGTGAGCTTATGGCCTTCCATCTTCACTTTCCATGTTCTGTCCGAAGAATCTGATCTCAGTTTAACAGTCTTACCCTCGTGTTTTCCCTCTATATGCTTGGAGAAGAACTTCACAGGAATTATCTAAAACAGACAAAACACAACCATAAAGACTATATGTTCATAAAGATAGAAGAAAGACAAAAGAGTAAAGACAGAGGTTTCGTACGAGATGGCTTTGGAAACCGGTAAGAAGGGGCTGGAAGAAATGCGGGTTCGCCGGAGAAAAGAGTGATGCATTCTCCATCGACGACTACTTGTTCTTGGAGGTTCACAGCAAGTCTCTGAAGCTCTTGAGTTGGTAAGGGTAGCTTGACTGAACTGTCCTCTCAACTTTTTCACCGAACTTTACCGAGTCCCTATGTTTGTTTTCACGGTAAAAGAATGTACACGTGGACAAAATCTACAGACCGCAATATTTGCTTTGACTAATCAAATCAGGTTGCATGCTGTCAAGACTCCAGACTAATCAAATCAGGACTAGAAGTAACTAAAAACACTGCCGTTTAATAGTTCCTAAGAGAAACTGCATGGCGTTTCTTAGAAAAAGGATTTTTAAAAAGAGATACTTTGTAGTTAAATTTGTAATTAATGACAATAAATTAGGGAGTTTTAATTCTAATTCTGTGAAACCGTTTAAAAAAACACTAGTATAACGTCAATGAAGAAGAATTTGGAGAAACAACTTTCAAAGAAGAGTTTCTTAGAATTTTTTCGAAAATGGGGGATCCAGTTATGGTCTCCTCAAACAACAAACCTATCTGTTGTGACCTCTGAATGTTGTACAGAGGTTGAAAGGGTTGATACATTGGATTCTGATTCAAACCCTTGGATTGATGATGACTCTGCAATCTGCATCAGATCATCAAGACGCTGTAACAAATGGGAACATTGACGAGAGGTAAAAATCCAGGTTGTTGATTCCCTTGTTCAGACGCTACAGCTTCAGTTCCAATGAGTTGTTCAAAATCCCAACATCCGGTGAGAGATACAGACACCAAGATGATCGATGCTCAATGATGTAGAATGTTACATCGTTTTGGAAATCAATCAACAATGCTTCTAGCTTTAGTAGTAATGCAGATAATAATATTACACAATGACTTAATGGTGCAAAAGGTTATATATAAATAGAATTTTGAATGTTCTTACTGCTGAATTTCCAAATTGTTTGCCATTCATATGACAGAATCATCAAGTGGATACAAAATTGTGCTTGCCTGGAGACTAACAAATACTTTTACTCATTGCTAGAACAATCAGAACCAAATTAGACCCAATTTTTTTTTTTACGGATATTAGCTTGTTCTCAACATTGTTACTTGAACCGAAAACCAAACTAACTGAACGATTTCTAAATCTCTATAACCGAAAACCAAAATATCTGAACCAAAAACCAAACGCCTATTGCCTGATTCATAACTAGACATCAGGTCCATATGACACAGGTTTTGAGTAAAGTGAAATCATATCATTCTTGTTTACAACTTGGATGCACATAGGAGTTAGGTTTTGTTGACCTTAGGAAGAACTATTGTGTCTTAAATACTAGTTATAGTAGCTTAAGCACTCTGTTTTAACCTTAGCCTCCTGATTTGAGACGTCATCCTTCGATCTACTCTCCCGGGTCAGTCTCTGAACTCGTGCTCTCTTGTGTTTTCGAGCCTTTGTTTTGAACGGTGGTTGCTCCATCTGAATAAAAGTTCTTTGTTTAGTAAACTTCAACTTAAAAGAAGCCTAAAACGTGGATTGCAAGTTATATATAGTGCACACACTTAAACCTTGGAGCAAAACTTGAGCAAAAGAATCCCCCCACGTCGGATCAACTCCAGAGTTAGAGACTCTCCTACCACTACTTCATTCGCTGCACAGAAACTTTTCCAAGCCGTACCACCCATAATATACATAGTTCCACTTCTACTATCCTGATTAAGTTTCATCGACCACTCCACTTTGTCTTTGTCTACCAATACTATCTTCCCCGGCTTGTTGAGCTTGTTTGCTCTCGTGAAATGTACCGGTATATTCTGAAAGAAGACTCAACATGACAAAAGAAAAGACAATGCATTGAAGAAACCAACGACATGGATGTTTCGAAAACTCACCTGTTTACCAATCTCAAGGCTGCTTGCTGTAGTAGTTATCTTAACAAACCGGGGTGTTTCAGTTTTGTCAACAACATTATCTTCCTCGGTCTCAGATAGAGTCTCCTTCTTCGGCTTCACCTTTGAAAGGCTACAGAGCTGAAACACAGGCGTTTCCGTGTTTTCAAGCAGTTTAAACGGGAAAGAGTCTCCAATTTTTAACTTGCTCGCGGTGCAAAAGCTTCTCCAGTTTCGACATATGAAAACCTGACCAGACCTCGTACTCTTTAATTTAGATTCCCATGTCTTTCCTTCTTGGTTCCTCAAAGCTATCACACGCTTCCCTTTGTTCAAACCATTTCGTCTCGCAAAATCTAAGGGCACACCCTGCATCAGTCATCAAGTTACCTTGGGGGGATTATTATAGACCACTCACACATACTTTTAACAAAACAACAAAGAAGAAACTGCTAAAGCTAACTAACCACAGCTCCTCTTGATAGATTTGAAGCCGTCACATATTGGCTAAAACATGTTGGCTTAGACGAAGATTCTTTCTCCCTTCTTGAAGATTCTCC
This sequence is a window from Brassica oleracea var. oleracea cultivar TO1000 chromosome C1, BOL, whole genome shotgun sequence. Protein-coding genes within it:
- the LOC106329284 gene encoding B3 domain-containing protein REM8-like, whose protein sequence is MEKASLLTPANPHFFQPLLTGFQSHLNIPVTFFCKHIEGKHEGRTVKLRSDSSDRTWIVKIEGHRLTQGWKEFAKAHDLRVGDVVIFRHEGDMLFHVTAFGTSFCEIQYAPSSIHVKVKEESEEIGESSRREKESSSKPTCFSQYVTASNLSRGAVGVPLDFARRNGLNKGKRVIALRNQEGKTWESKLKSTRSGQVFICRNWRSFCTASKLKIGDSFPFKLLENTETPVFQLCSLSKVKPKKETLSETEEDNVVDKTETPRFVKITTTASSLEIGKQNIPVHFTRANKLNKPGKIVLVDKDKVEWSMKLNQDSRSGTMYIMGGTAWKSFCAANEVVVGESLTLELIRRGGILLLKFCSKMEQPPFKTKARKHKRARVQRLTRESRSKDDVSNQEAKVKTECLSYYN
- the LOC106296192 gene encoding B3 domain-containing protein REM8-like — its product is MENASLFSPANPHFFQPLLTGFQSHLIIPVKFFSKHIEGKHEGKTVKLRSDSSDRTWKVKMEGHKLTEGWKEFAKAHDLQVGDVVIFRQEGDMLFHVTAFGTSCCELQYVLSGSHDVKEESDVIGIMKSSFRESSRREKESSPSLTCFNQTVTAGSLSNGAVGVPLDFARRNGFNKGGHKVVLMNQEGESWESEVKCKRSGQVFICRSWRIFCTASRLEVGDSLQFKLLQNTETPVFQLSSHLKPRFVTITPSASNLEIGKQYLPVHFTRANKLDRPGKIVLVDKDKVEWSMKLKADIRSTYIMGGKGWKSFCAANEVVAGESLTLELIRRGRIPLLKFCSKMEQPPFKTKTRERKRTRVQRLSQ